The genomic segment atacagaAATCCATTTTCGATGTGTTAAATGgcatcggtttgtttttttgtggacaGTGCGTGAAGGTGTCCGTTTGTGaaatgtcccccccccccccccccccccatgcaTGCTAGCTAGCAGTTCAGGGGCAAATGGCGGACCAGCATAAatggagcaccagcaacactccGACTCCGAACCCCCGGCGCTTTGCACAGAGAATGCACAGTGTGTTCGATGGGGGAGTACGGGGGGGTACGGGGAGCCCACTACTGCatcttgtttcttctttctacAACGGCtcaaatgttgctgctgctactactactactactactactactactactactactagtactATTACTATTACTGTTTGCTAACTCTTCTTCTTGGAAACACCGTGCTTCACGCTCCCCTTCTCACATTTTGTTCCATCGCTCCGTTTCTAATAATTAGTTGTTtattctctctccccctctgtctgtctgcttcTTTTACTTTACACACTAATGTCGACGGAACCGTCTGTCTGGCGCGGAGGCCGGCTTGTAATGCTAGTTTAAATTAAGAACATGAAATGAATGGGAAATGACGAACACGGTGCGCCACCGCTTCCCAGCGCCGGGTCCCTTTTCCTGCGCGTCCACTAACCACATCGCCGCCGCATAATTTTCCCCATCGGCTGGTCGATGTCTGGTAGGTACGGCCCTGATCCTGGCCCCGTCCCAGATCTCGAGAGcctgatcgtcgatcgcccaatctctctctctctcttttttttttcgtcctctATCTCGCTCGTCTTTATCTCTTTTaaacactgtttttttttccttttgctaaCCCGCGGATATATAAATTAAGTAATTACCCTATGGTGTCGGGCACGATTATTCCCCAGTAGCCGCCAGTCATCTGTCTGCTTCGCTATCTGCATCCTCTCACGATCCTTTTGAcaaattttctctctctctctctctctctctctgtcagcACACACATTTGGaaggaaatattttttttttggacgcGCAAGAGGGAAATGCATTGTCCTGCCTACCTGGGTGGCTAACCGACGCAAACTAATACGCTAACCGCTTAATACtggaaaaagaagaggatGCGTCCGACGCGTGATTAACCAGAACTCAGAACGAAGCGGCGGCCAGGCCGTGCTCCCTTTATCTATCGAGCGACCGAAGCggaggtttttgggaggtCCCGGGACTCTGGTCTGGTTCGGAAGGTTTTGCTACAGGGACGTCAAATTATTCTGAATTGATCTCGCCGCCACGCCACTAACTACGCGTGTCCTCGAGCAAGTGTTTGtgagatagagggagagagggagagagggagagatggagagaaagacagaCTGTGCTCTTgctgggggggagggggagctgCAACCGcggtgtttagttttttttttaagagtTTTGGTTATTGTACGGttacttcctctctctctttctttctctctccctgctctcactgctcttcctgctctccctgctctctctttttctcctttttctgtgCGCTCACTCGTTCACACTCATCCTCAGCGGCATGGGAGAGGGCGCCCTAGATGCCGGCCGCACCAGTTATCAGATCAGAGGAAAACGCATCGCCACCGAAACTGCTGCCAtcggggctgctggtggtggtcgggcCCAGCAGACTTGCCGCCTCGGTTGACGGTAGCAAGCCGAACACGAGCTCCTGCTCGTCCGGTTCCTCGCCGTACGGGTGCCCGATGGAGCGGAGAAACAGGAACGCCAGCATCAGGAAGCTCGAACCGAGCAGATCGCCGAGGGCCGTCAGGTACGGGATGGCCGAGTTGTCCGGATCGATCTTCCACTTCCACATCAGATGGATGATGACGTGCGCAATGTACAGTAGCAGCATGATCTGCAAACAGACGGtgaggagagaaggaaaaaagccACATTAGCTCAGTGTGGAAGGGGTCGGGaaggggtggtttttttttggggaggtcCCTTACCTGGATCGTGCTGACGAGGAGATAGGAGAGCACGAACGGTGCCCCGATCGTCGAGCGCTGCATGTGGATGTAGTCGGCGGCGAAGATGAACAGGACCTGGCCGGGCAACGACATCAGCACCAGTATGCGGGCCGTCTTGGCGTACGGCACTACAGTGCGGGTGCGGAACGGAGCGAAAGGAATGAAAATCAAGGTTAGACAGGTTAGGAGCTCCACAAGTGCAAATACCAGGTGTGATGCATATGCAAagcgttctttttttatttttttcttgggCGAAACATTTGcgctttttcttggaaaaagGTTCAGAAATTATTCTTCAAAGTCTATGGCCAatcgagatatcatgaaaattgttgacatttttatcgaaacaaatcaatcaaaatcgtgtttttaggcaaaactgacaaaaagcatcactttttccacttcataACGCAGCCAAAAATCGagaaataggaatatcaacaaaaacttgtcGGGGCTACCTAGACGAACTTATATTCTTTCAGAcaagtatcgatttgtattgttttaaatgacccatcacgcagctacgatgagcaccgtgAAAAGGTATCCTTTCAAAGACACGGCtttttaaatttgatgccacggatgaagtttttaatcaatctccCTCAAAATAGcgccaaatattcttcaaacgttgcagtttaatatgccattcagtTGAAAGAATAACACTGAAtgattacgtcacaaaaattcgtcaaaaatgatcctttttgttggccagaaattaccgaatcCCCCCGTAAGCGCGTTTAAAATATTCGTTACAGTGTTAAATTTAGAATGAAatgcacaccgattatgtttaccGGATGcctaatgcaaacaaaatcaaacacttTGACTGACTGCACACCACCAGTTGGCGCTAGATGGCAGCTTTAGAAGGACAAAAAAAGCTCGGCCTTTCATGTATGCCCCTGGGTAAAGCacgccgcccccccccccccccccccgcgcgaCTGACCTCCTTTGAACAGGGCCTTCCAGGGCAGCTCGAAGATGTTGATGTGCGGCGGAATGATGCCCAGGATCGAGCTCTGGTGCAGCATCGTTGAGATTTTGCTGGCCTGCACCGACACGAGATTGCCACCGATACCGTTGATGATGGGCTGGAACACCACGAACCCGTTGAAAATGCCAACCGCCGTGTCCAGCACCAGTCCGCCCATGCTgcaagcgaaggaaaaaggggcgaaatgagtgtttgtttttttttattagtaaCTAGGCTGAAgcttctttttaaaaaaaaaaaaaaaaaaaaagagttacCACTTACCCGCTTATGAAGAGAGCGGACAGCACCGGTACCCAGCCAGAGGTTAGCACCGTGCGCGTGTATTTGTTCCTTAATACTATGAATACCCACATCGGTAACAGCATGAAGTAGGCGATGATCACGGCGAACGTGATCCAGaggtgcgtgtctgtgtggcgaTTGCGATTCGGTTCAGAAGGACATTCAGAGAGGGGAAAGGGGTGCCCCAATACTTACCGATGTTATCAAACAGTTGCGTGGCGATGAAGGAGAGCAACGAGATCGAAACCACGTCACCGATCGAGGCCGCCAGCGGTGTCGCCAGGTTGTCCGGGTTCATCTGGTAGCGATTCGACAGTAAAATCACAGCCACTAGCACAAAgtctgccccaaaaaaaaccgaaaagcgtTAAAAGATTGCGATCAGTCACTGGCGATAGAGACACTGGCGCACTGCCGGGCTCACTTACCCAGCACGAAGCAGGAGGTGGTCGCGGTAAACATGCTGGCCGCggtcagcagcatcgcgtGATCGAACACAAAGTTCCCGTTCATGATCGCACCCACCGAGATGGCGAAGATCGACACGATGAAGGCGGCAACGATGGCCTGCACCTGTACCAGCGCAATGTTCCCCACGATCATGTGCAGGATCTCGCGCTTGCTCGTCATGTTGCCGAGGTTCGCCTGGGTCGATAGCCGTGACGCGAGGCACATGTCGAGGTTACCCTTCAGACCGAGCAGGGCCGGCACCAGGATGAACAGTTCCGTCACATGCTTGAACACCTTCCAGTGCTGCcggagtggaaggaaggaaggaagaaaatgcgTTACAGGGTTTGCGGTCAGGTCAGGTTAGCTGAGGCTTGGAACGAATGGAAcgcttaatatttggccgcacaCTTTTGCTCACTGTAGCGCTTCTAGTGATCGCATTGCTACTCTGTTGAGGTTTTTTTAAAGGCCATAGTCTCTTCTTTTAGTGAggaaaaaatcgtcaaaatcaaaccatatcttcaaaagttatcgccgaaggaacacgaagggtgaaaaaaatatgtcTGCACACTCATTTTGAAAACTCGATTAGATTGGggaaaaacccacgtaaatcTGCATTTTCACAAAAACCGGGAGGCAAATTTGACCTAAGCAAACATAGGGGAATACCATAGGAAGGTTTAAGTTCATTTACGCATCTAGAAATTGCCCGTAAACTCTTAAATTTGGAAAGCAATTtgtagttgtggtttgaaagtGAACGTTTTCATCACAGGAGGGTCcgtgaacggccgtttgtacacaGAAGAATgtctggaaaagatcatttctaccttttattaagtcaaGAGACTCAGTTGAATACGATACGCAACGCTCAACGAAGCTACGttgcaaatagtgtacagatgaAGTGTTCTATGGTGTAACGGTGACAgatttgtcaaaccgggttcgtcgcttatgaGTCTTTCGATTCGTACCAAAAATCgactcatttttgatgatttgtttagAAACAAAGCATCTAccgatttatatttttgcaaatgccacaataaactacaacttttgaagaaaattttgaCGTATTttgcttggtttttgtttaaataaactttcgtccgtggcatcaaattaagaaatgcgtgtctgcaaatgcattccaaaatcaatatcttGGTCAGTTTGTCTTCAAGTGAGGtgaaaattttacacaatattcttgcagggatcagcattcagggaaaaatgtaaaaaagtaAATGCAGTTTTACAAAACCAAATGCTCTTAGGCCCCTTTTATGAAAAGGTCCCGTTAAATTTTTGGCACGACTAAGCAAGTTGCCACTACAGCACCAAAGtcccaaattgcccacagtattGTCCAATACAATTAAATTGCCGGCTATTATGGAACACAACATACTGAAGAAACAGGGATaaaatgagtaaaaaaaaatcccactataatgtgcaaatggtgggaaaaaactAGCCAATGAGactttttccacttctgtGCAGCACATTGTTtgtaacataaaaaaaaaccaaaagtgtgTAAATTGTACGCATCGGGGCCCACTAATTCaatcgttattttttttatgcagaGCCAgtataaaatacctacaaaaacAGACCGTTTTCCATGTGTTTCCAGCTTATTACTGGCCTAAGCTGTGCCCTTATTTCATGCGACGCAAATATTAGGCGTAACCATGATTTGGGTTAGCGGTTAGTGCGCGCGTAAACTGTCAATTGCAGGCGATTAGATTGTTGTGAGAAAATCAGCCAAGAATCAGCATCATTTTTATCGTCAGGGAGCCATGCATGGAAGCGatcaaaaccatcaaacagacacacacgaacgcacgcacgcacgcacgcacgcacgcaaacacacgcttTACCGAGGCCAGGAAGCTGATAAAGGTCGAGTCTTCGCCGAACGAGCTGCGTCCCTGTGGGAGATTCAGGAAGGTGCGAACGGAAGGTGAAAGCTCTGACTGTCTGACCATTAACGCTGagttgtttgtgtgtgtgctgtcGGCAGATCAGTTGACAACCGGACACGAGCTCGGCTCTAACAGGGCGCACGAAAGGGGGATCCACCCCGGGTTTGGAATTCACTTTTTTCACTGAAGTGCTTCGCGCTACGCGAAGCACAAATAACGTTCAacgcgggggagggggagcgggGGTTCAAGGACGTCTGGTGCCTTCAAGGGGGGGCCAAGGGGCCACTTGATGCGAACCGGGGAATACCTGGGCCCGCCCTACCATTGACCACTGGGTTGGGTCACTTACCTCGACACGGCCAAGTATGATGCCGGCACCGATCGTACCGATACCGGCGATAAAGAACGGGATCGCAATCTGTATCGTCGTCTGCCACCACTTCTCGGGCCGAAGTCCAGCGGCCCCGGTACGCCCCGACGACACCACctcaccaccgtcgccatccgTACCGCCGGCGCCGCCGCCGATGCCCGAAGCGTCACCACCGATGGTGCCACCGAGCccgccgtcgccatcaccTGCGCGCGCCGTCCTCGGGTGGCCCTTCgatccaccgaccaccactggTTCGCCCTCATCCAGCCCGGCCAGgctgccggttccggtgctgctgatggttccgCCCCGATGATCCGGTTCCGATGACGCGATCGACGTCGTGATGATGGACGCTAGCGAACCGCTCGACGATAGGGGCTGGTGGTTGCCGACCTTGCCTCCTGCTCCATCGCCTGTAATGCCGGTGGCAGAGAGcgggcgggagagagagagataatagtaagaaaaacataatcaaaTAATAGAGACAAAAAGAATAAGTTTGCTTTTCCGAACCCATAATCACATAGAAAAATTAACTTTTGGTTTAACTTTTAAGCATGTTTTTCATCAGTTTTAGGTCCGtatcttcttccgcttctaGAACTGATAACTTATgcataatgctgctgctctattAATATTCATCCGCATTTGTCCATCTACCTAACGTTCGTCACACGATTTCTAATAGATTTAGTACAAGACTAAGCAGCACATCATTTCCAAACAAAATCTGATTTTGTGGATATTCAAccatggttttggtttgtttttttttgctaatgaaaaacatgtttaaagGGTCATGTAGCTCGAAAACCTACCAGACAGCACCGTGGAACTTTTATCTATTCTTTGAGACCACCTTAGCAAGCGTGGGGGCCAAATTGAGCTGCACACTTAAgcggggggcttcggtaatttctggcccaagaaaaggataatatttgaagattttttgtgacgtaccCAATCagttttattctttcaagtgtacgtcatattaaactacaacttttctggaatatttggttctagtttggtgaagatttaataaaaacttcatccatggcatcaatttaATGAGGGAGCGTTTGcggaagggtttttttttccgttgcccatcgtagctgcgtgatgggtcatcggaaaaatacaattcgatactcgtttgaaagattttaaGTTTATGCAGGTAGCCCcgaagagtttttgttaattttcttatttttccatttttggcagctTTATTAAGTTGAAAAACCGTTTCGTcattttgcttaaaaacacggttttttatagatttgttgaaaacaaagtatcaaccattttcatgaaatctcgacgggactacctggcaaacagtgtacagattatgcgtttaaaatttcatatcaatcggcccagtagtttttgcGGTACTGagtgggcaccgactttgaaaacgcgaTCTTgttggggaaacgctctttaaagccttgtatgaaacgaaCGTTTTTAAAAATCTATAGCTTGATCAGTtcttcctcgattgatccaaaaaatatACGCAATGTTCTAGAAggaatcagcattcagggaacaatgttaaaaattaattaaataccgaagcacccaaaaacatcccaaaaaaccagaacttgaattaaaataaaacggTTTGGAAGATACCTGAAAATTGTGAGTGCGGCTATAGCAAGTTGTATACACAGAAACAGATAAACAAATATGTAGATGCTTGTGCAGCAGTAGAACACACAGCATTTCCACTGCAACAGCACAGTGGAAATGCCCAGGAAAAtgccagagagacagagagacagagagacagagagacgaGTAAGTCTCGGATGGCGTGCTGATGGCATCGCCCATCGAAATGACGAACGCCATTTCCacccgccatcaccatcatcatcatcatcattattagcCCCTTTTCGGTGACGCCCTCGTCTCGTCGCCTGATTACCCATTGGCAAGCGTGGTGGAAATGTACCGCATTTTGCATACGATCACCGCCCGTCTATCGCTCTGTCGCGATCGGTGCGGCAAGTACAGCTCCTCAGCGCCTTATGCTTCGCCGAATCGCATGCTTTGTGTCGAACGGTGTGTCAAGGTTGCGGTTGGCGCGgtgaacgcgaacgaacacgatgcACGATTAGCCAACTAGCTGCAATTAAGTGAGTTTACTAGCGAGTAGCGAGGCAGTGGCACCAGTTTCTGCGCGGTCGCGGTGCACTCTGCGCGGTCGCGGAAGCGGAAACCACCAATTCGCACGCACCCTCACGGTGTCTCACGTGGCGTGGTGGACAATTCGGCCATTCGATGTGACAattgttccgtttccgttgccattttttttgtgctattttttttcattctcatcgaatgatggttttttttttctttatagTTCATGCTCCGcatgacacaaacacagcactgGCAGTTTATGTGtggcaaatttttgaaaattgccGCGaggcgagaaaagaaaaaagaggaagaaaaataaaacaccaaaaacattgACATCACATTGCATTCAAGCCGCGGAACCGTTTCCTGCCCCATTTGCCCCAATTGACGTCATCCTGGGCGTAGCAGGCCAACCATTAGAACTATCctgctctgtctgtctgtctgtctgtctgttggttAAATGCACTACCACTACCAGGAACGAATAGAgcgcggctggctggcatgcagAATCGGTTCTGCACGGGAACAAACCCGAAACCGAATCGCCAACACGCCAACaagcatgcatgcatgcggaAAAAGGATTAGAGGgcaagggagggagggagggggctaGAGGTTTCAAAACTAATCATCGCGTTAGGGAGGGGTGAGTCAGCGAACAGGAAACAGTTAAAGCGGGCtcgggaaggagaaaaaaaaaccgcaacaacaacaaccaacgagATGAAAGAttaagtagaagaaaaaacacagatttaacaaaacaaaaaaaaaacgaaacacacactccGGAAGGCTGCAAAATCGGATCGGTGTGCACACTTTGTgtctggttctttttttttttttgttttcctgtgCGTCTGTGCGCATCGAAATCGGGCCCCATCGGGATTTCACCGGCAGTTAGTCGCGGCCCTGGATTTGTCTTTGCTGGCCACTCCTCCAATGATGTCGCACAATATGTTCaccgtgctttttttttgttttgttttgtttcgctaccccgtcgattgttgtttgcaagacttgcttttttttttttttttgtttgttgtgtgaccaacaacaacagcagcaggaacaaagTTAACGACAACAACATTCTGCAACAATTTAGATGCGCATCTCGCTGTGATAAGTGATAAGTAGCCggggccccccgggggcacttGAGCGAGCGTGACACAACGCAGTACctggcagacagacagagagagagagagagagagagaggcccagGGGCGAGAGTTGTAGGAGGAAGTCACGTTGACagttctcgctgctgctgctgctgctacgagaaagtgcagcagatgatggcgatgatggccgcTATCTAGATCATTAAACGATCGTGCTGGACGAGGTCCGTTCGGTGACCACGGAAAACGTGAGTTGCCATTTGccaggggcggggggagggagcgGAGCGATCGATGTCGCGTTTTGGGTCGCACTTCACATCGAACATCGCGGCATGAGCCGCAACGCGGAGCAGATAAGGCAAAGTACCGGGCTGGTATCGGTGGAATGATCGGtggagtgtgtgagagagagagagagagagagaacgagagagagagagagagagagagagagagagagagagagagagagagagagagagagagatagaggccCTATCGAAGCTGCGACCGGCGCGATACTACTACGAAGTATCCCTcaagcttctctctctctcactctctctctctcactctctctctctctctctctctctctctatctctttttctaGGCGCTAGAACGCATATCACTgatttcatcgtcgtcgtcaaagtCGACATCAAAGTACATACCGTCTTTGGCAGGCTGCTGTGGTCTGCGCTAGATACTATGGtctcccatccccccccccccacccccctcccctctcatGGGTCTCTGTAATCTCTTCTTTCGCTTGCGGCTTCAGCGagcgattgatttatgatgcccccccccccccccctctctagAGCCTGCCAGATTCATGGCACCTGGCAACCGGCAGCTCATAATTGGAGGCGAAGGTGGGTGGTACACAGCATAATAAAATAgcacgcgagcgcgcgcgcgcgcgctcgcccacCGACCATCACGAGCGAGAGATTCACCATAATCTCCATATCGGGCGAGCAACGGCGCCCTTTGCGACGTGGAgggggagcgagcgaggtggtggtttcgttAGCTGCAAATCGGCCCGAATGCCCGAAAGGATGCCaaggcccccccggggcccgACCCGGCCAGGTTCACACGGTGGGGTCGCGAGCTTCTTCGAGATTCGagcgagttgctgctgctgctgctgcaatccaATTAGCTCCGAGGGCGCGTTCGCATCATAAAAAAAGTAAAGCATAACACAGATCCATAAAACGGTCCAGTTATAGtgcctgacgacgacgacgacgacgacgacggattgTCTGGGAAATATCCTTGGCGGTTCAAGGTTCGCAAACCCGGAGCTTCGTGCTTAAAACGGACGGACATGGCTGGTTTATCGTTTTACTGCCTCCCACTGggagcagccagccagacagacagaccgtcGCTAGACAGTACCGGGCAGTGGTGGTATGGTCAAGGTGATGGCATCCcttcgcaaaaacaaaaacaaaacaaaaaaagggtaaaagaTCTCCTCGGAAGGTCCGGGAAAAGGGTGGCCTACAAAAGTGAAGCGTAGCGAAACCCTTGACACCCAACGAGAGGCAGCGGAGAGTGCGGAAAGAGTCGCGCAGCAAAGGGTTGAGCAAATGGGCGGATTAAGGGGGTGGAACACCGTGGAAAACCGAACGACAGTCCGCGGGAGAACCTTCTAGTGTGCTTGCGCGACAAGAATCCCAGTCATGGAcgaagagcgaacgagcgaacgagagagagagagagagagagagagagagagagcgggagaaaGAGGGTGCACAATAGAGCGAGATTAAAAGAGAACGATTTTTAGAAGAAATAACAAataagaaaaaggaaagagaaataaGTTGGAGAAGAACTaacaaacaagaagaaagaaaaacgaaagagtTGGAGAAGAACTGAACAAAATACacggtctgtcgcaaagtaaatcAGGACTTTTTGCCATAAGAACCTTTCTGGTGAAGCTACATTAATGtgcgtatttttgtttgaaaggtggcACATCTCTTGGGCACTTTTAGTCCAAATTTCACTGACATATGGCCCAccggaagcaaagttatggcacATAACAAGGTACAGTATGTTTTTGGGTTGGccggtacaagccttctgaaggGCCAAAAAACCCTCGgtaaactcggtaaaacgaGTTACCAAATTGATTCAGTAcgtttgtggtgatgattggcTATCCAGTGGCAAAGTTTATGAGGAGTAGATGCGTTTCTAAACCGGTCATTATTCGGAAGAAATTCACGGCAA from the Anopheles aquasalis chromosome X, idAnoAquaMG_Q_19, whole genome shotgun sequence genome contains:
- the LOC126571808 gene encoding solute carrier family 41 member 1 isoform X1; amino-acid sequence: MKPNSVASELRPAVTVADGVTVVAGDVTIPVGEGRRRSSTLTTITTTTPGSPLPYEALDAVLLECQGPVPLGTVVTGPSTTSTTSTTSTTHPPRRSSSSSSILVRQRRRSHDNGDDAHPPPTPALPFPLALQQHHHHHHHHHHQTTTDGNGATGNDSQLRIDMRGATEFYRVDEDGYRPYTITVAGTGDGAGGKVGNHQPLSSSGSLASIITTSIASSEPDHRGGTISSTGTGSLAGLDEGEPVVVGGSKGHPRTARAGDGDGGLGGTIGGDASGIGGGAGGTDGDGGEVVSSGRTGAAGLRPEKWWQTTIQIAIPFFIAGIGTIGAGIILGRVEGRSSFGEDSTFISFLASHWKVFKHVTELFILVPALLGLKGNLDMCLASRLSTQANLGNMTSKREILHMIVGNIALVQVQAIVAAFIVSIFAISVGAIMNGNFVFDHAMLLTAASMFTATTSCFVLDFVLVAVILLSNRYQMNPDNLATPLAASIGDVVSISLLSFIATQLFDNIDTHLWITFAVIIAYFMLLPMWVFIVLRNKYTRTVLTSGWVPVLSALFISGMGGLVLDTAVGIFNGFVVFQPIINGIGGNLVSVQASKISTMLHQSSILGIIPPHINIFELPWKALFKGVPYAKTARILVLMSLPGQVLFIFAADYIHMQRSTIGAPFVLSYLLVSTIQIMLLLYIAHVIIHLMWKWKIDPDNSAIPYLTALGDLLGSSFLMLAFLFLRSIGHPYGEEPDEQELVFGLLPSTEAASLLGPTTTSSPDGSSFGGDAFSSDLITGAAGI
- the LOC126571808 gene encoding solute carrier family 41 member 1 isoform X3; translation: MQRRRRQRSDGAGGKVGNHQPLSSSGSLASIITTSIASSEPDHRGGTISSTGTGSLAGLDEGEPVVVGGSKGHPRTARAGDGDGGLGGTIGGDASGIGGGAGGTDGDGGEVVSSGRTGAAGLRPEKWWQTTIQIAIPFFIAGIGTIGAGIILGRVEGRSSFGEDSTFISFLASHWKVFKHVTELFILVPALLGLKGNLDMCLASRLSTQANLGNMTSKREILHMIVGNIALVQVQAIVAAFIVSIFAISVGAIMNGNFVFDHAMLLTAASMFTATTSCFVLDFVLVAVILLSNRYQMNPDNLATPLAASIGDVVSISLLSFIATQLFDNIDTHLWITFAVIIAYFMLLPMWVFIVLRNKYTRTVLTSGWVPVLSALFISGMGGLVLDTAVGIFNGFVVFQPIINGIGGNLVSVQASKISTMLHQSSILGIIPPHINIFELPWKALFKGVPYAKTARILVLMSLPGQVLFIFAADYIHMQRSTIGAPFVLSYLLVSTIQIMLLLYIAHVIIHLMWKWKIDPDNSAIPYLTALGDLLGSSFLMLAFLFLRSIGHPYGEEPDEQELVFGLLPSTEAASLLGPTTTSSPDGSSFGGDAFSSDLITGAAGI
- the LOC126571808 gene encoding solute carrier family 41 member 1 isoform X2 codes for the protein MKPNSVASELRPAVTVADGVTVVAGDVTIPVGEGRRRSSTLTTITTTTPGSPLPYEALDAVLLECQGPVPLGTVVTGPSTTSTTSTTSTTHPPRRSSSSSSILVRQRRRSHDNGDDAHPPPTPALPFPLALQQHHHHHHHHHHQTTTDGNGATGNDSQLRIDMRGATEFYRVDEDGYRPYTITVAGTGDGAGGKVGNHQPLSSSGSLASIITTSIASSEPDHRGGTISSTGTGSLAGLDEGEPVVVGGSKGHPRTARAGDGDGGLGGTIGGDASGIGGGAGGTDGDGGEVVSSGRTGAAGLRPEKWWQTTIQIAIPFFIAGIGTIGAGIILGRVEHWKVFKHVTELFILVPALLGLKGNLDMCLASRLSTQANLGNMTSKREILHMIVGNIALVQVQAIVAAFIVSIFAISVGAIMNGNFVFDHAMLLTAASMFTATTSCFVLDFVLVAVILLSNRYQMNPDNLATPLAASIGDVVSISLLSFIATQLFDNIDTHLWITFAVIIAYFMLLPMWVFIVLRNKYTRTVLTSGWVPVLSALFISGMGGLVLDTAVGIFNGFVVFQPIINGIGGNLVSVQASKISTMLHQSSILGIIPPHINIFELPWKALFKGVPYAKTARILVLMSLPGQVLFIFAADYIHMQRSTIGAPFVLSYLLVSTIQIMLLLYIAHVIIHLMWKWKIDPDNSAIPYLTALGDLLGSSFLMLAFLFLRSIGHPYGEEPDEQELVFGLLPSTEAASLLGPTTTSSPDGSSFGGDAFSSDLITGAAGI